A DNA window from Cognatiyoonia koreensis contains the following coding sequences:
- a CDS encoding MarR family winged helix-turn-helix transcriptional regulator, translating to MSDKTQNLAVALFSELLTLDQLTRASVAKVMPRGMELSHFVVLNHLAQSASEKSPGQLAKSFHLTRGAMTNTLNKLEWAGWVHVRPDWDDARRKKVAISPSGQAARDAAIAGIAPVIEDIVAQVGEEKVRMALPVLRELRGLLSE from the coding sequence ATGTCCGACAAAACCCAGAACCTAGCGGTCGCATTGTTCAGTGAACTTCTGACGCTTGACCAGCTAACCCGGGCCAGCGTTGCCAAAGTCATGCCGCGCGGGATGGAGCTGTCGCATTTCGTCGTACTGAACCATCTCGCGCAGTCGGCTTCCGAGAAATCGCCCGGTCAGTTGGCAAAGTCCTTTCATCTCACTCGGGGGGCGATGACGAACACGCTCAACAAGCTTGAATGGGCGGGTTGGGTGCATGTCAGACCGGATTGGGATGATGCGCGGCGCAAAAAAGTGGCGATCAGCCCGTCAGGTCAAGCCGCCCGTGATGCGGCAATCGCGGGTATTGCGCCAGTAATCGAAGATATCGTTGCGCAGGTTGGCGAGGAAAAGGTGCGCATGGCGTTACCTGTTCTGCGGGAATTGCGCGGCCTTCTGTCGGAATAG
- the pip gene encoding prolyl aminopeptidase — translation MDKMVSQKSAVAHLYPSIDPFDQRMLDVGDGHRIYVEQCGNPDGMPVVVFHGGPGGGCSPAMRRYFDPAHYRIVLFDQRGCGRSRPHARVEQNTTWHLVRDIEHIRDVLGIDRWIVFGGSWGATLSLIYGQSHPDRTAAMVVRGVFLMTKRELDWFYGGGAGRFWPDLWAKFTKPIPEDERDDMIGAYHKRLFSGDLTQETRFARSWAAWENALASIDSDGVTGESPAEYARAFSRIENHYFKNGGFLADDQQILDRMDRVAHIPGVIVQGRFDMICPPESAYALSARWPEAKLRMIPRAGHALSEPRISAELVNAMDRFASQRKLLGL, via the coding sequence ATGGACAAAATGGTGAGCCAAAAGAGCGCGGTGGCGCATTTATATCCCAGCATTGATCCGTTTGATCAACGGATGCTGGATGTCGGAGACGGCCACCGTATCTACGTCGAACAATGTGGTAATCCCGATGGGATGCCCGTTGTCGTATTTCACGGTGGGCCGGGAGGTGGTTGCAGCCCTGCCATGCGCCGATACTTTGACCCCGCGCACTATCGGATCGTTCTTTTTGACCAGCGCGGATGTGGAAGATCGCGACCGCACGCGCGGGTTGAACAAAATACAACATGGCATCTGGTTCGTGACATCGAACATATCCGCGATGTGCTTGGGATCGACCGCTGGATCGTTTTTGGTGGTAGCTGGGGGGCGACGCTCTCGCTTATTTACGGGCAATCCCATCCGGATCGCACCGCGGCCATGGTCGTGCGCGGCGTATTCCTGATGACAAAACGCGAGCTGGACTGGTTCTATGGTGGAGGTGCCGGTCGGTTCTGGCCGGATCTTTGGGCCAAATTTACAAAGCCCATTCCCGAGGATGAGCGTGACGACATGATCGGGGCCTATCACAAACGGCTCTTTTCCGGTGATCTGACGCAGGAAACCCGCTTTGCCCGATCTTGGGCGGCTTGGGAAAACGCTTTGGCGTCAATTGATAGTGATGGGGTTACCGGCGAAAGCCCTGCTGAATACGCGCGTGCATTCTCGCGAATTGAAAACCACTACTTCAAAAACGGCGGTTTTTTGGCAGACGACCAGCAGATTCTTGATCGGATGGACCGCGTCGCGCATATCCCCGGCGTGATTGTGCAGGGTCGGTTTGACATGATTTGCCCCCCGGAATCGGCATATGCACTATCTGCAAGATGGCCCGAAGCCAAGTTGCGCATGATCCCGCGTGCCGGACACG
- a CDS encoding hybrid sensor histidine kinase/response regulator — MKQDGAQPTGLPDRIYLLSQAIRPAEVRQILVNTALTDGWMPLVINMNISIFVGMTALTAGFGATQSLTFLVIHLSATTAAMIVYLLLQLRRQMGRELSLDATERGLCFNDILVMCGWGLGLALFFIPQDDDRSLMLVLLMAVAGISSAALNAKTLPTLLFGRITLFGPAMFFVAWTQPILWPLLIATLMVGAAMSVGIGYAVHIQLLNEANLVLRMRDTNALLVQQSKTLERSAKQERQAQEQLLEEAQLRERFLHAINHDLSQPLSGLGMCLYTLDQSAGMPPDTRGPLNAARKCLQTAKSLIRDVTDVAQRKGERPLPKIEDIPLGPLFERIVDELNPVAEQKGLALRYVATSQAVKADVNMLRRVLRNLAFNAIDYTDSGKVLLGAKKRGETTGIIVADTGRGIPKDKHDSVFDAYFRNTAENDQDRSHVGLGLAIVRDLTQAMGGEAVLKSAPEHGSLFEIRLRRSEPTKAKQFPRKARGHVLLAEDQPGLREHLSLMLRQLGYQVTAPTTEAGLRKLTDMTLTGYDRLLLDVSLLPDLTALDILRAAGKDIYGRTLVISEYADAGVRAHLSAIGVTFAQKPISRDRLATWLNTSPA; from the coding sequence ATGAAACAAGATGGCGCACAGCCTACAGGATTACCGGATCGAATCTATCTCCTGTCTCAGGCGATCCGCCCCGCAGAAGTGCGCCAAATCCTCGTCAACACTGCGCTGACAGACGGTTGGATGCCGCTTGTCATCAACATGAATATTTCGATCTTTGTTGGGATGACAGCGTTGACAGCCGGGTTCGGTGCAACCCAATCGCTGACTTTCCTCGTGATACACCTGTCCGCGACAACCGCTGCAATGATCGTTTATCTTCTTTTACAGTTACGCCGTCAGATGGGTCGAGAGCTTTCGCTGGATGCGACCGAACGCGGTCTCTGCTTCAACGACATATTGGTTATGTGCGGCTGGGGATTGGGGCTTGCGCTGTTCTTTATACCACAAGACGATGATCGCTCACTGATGCTGGTATTACTGATGGCCGTCGCGGGTATCTCCTCAGCTGCGCTGAATGCAAAAACGCTCCCGACACTGTTGTTCGGGCGGATTACACTTTTCGGTCCGGCGATGTTTTTTGTCGCCTGGACCCAACCGATCCTCTGGCCTCTGCTGATTGCAACGCTGATGGTCGGGGCGGCCATGTCAGTTGGTATCGGTTATGCGGTGCACATCCAGTTGCTGAATGAGGCCAATCTGGTCTTGCGCATGCGGGATACGAACGCGCTTTTAGTTCAACAATCGAAAACACTGGAACGGTCCGCAAAACAGGAACGACAAGCGCAAGAACAATTGCTGGAAGAGGCGCAGCTGCGCGAACGCTTTCTACATGCTATCAATCACGATTTGTCGCAACCACTAAGCGGATTGGGTATGTGTTTGTATACGCTCGATCAATCTGCCGGGATGCCACCAGATACACGTGGCCCGCTGAATGCCGCGCGCAAGTGTTTACAAACCGCGAAGTCCCTGATCCGGGATGTCACTGACGTCGCCCAGCGCAAGGGCGAACGTCCATTGCCGAAAATTGAGGATATTCCGCTTGGCCCGCTCTTCGAACGCATTGTCGATGAACTGAATCCGGTTGCGGAACAAAAGGGGCTCGCGCTCCGCTATGTCGCGACCAGCCAAGCAGTCAAGGCCGACGTGAACATGCTCCGGCGTGTTCTGCGGAATTTGGCGTTCAACGCGATAGACTACACAGACAGCGGAAAAGTTCTGCTGGGTGCCAAAAAGCGTGGTGAAACGACTGGTATTATTGTCGCGGACACAGGTCGCGGAATTCCAAAGGACAAGCATGACAGTGTCTTTGACGCATATTTTCGCAATACTGCAGAAAACGATCAGGACCGGTCTCATGTGGGTCTGGGGCTTGCCATCGTGCGTGACCTGACGCAGGCCATGGGCGGGGAGGCGGTCTTGAAGAGCGCGCCAGAACACGGCAGCCTCTTTGAAATACGGCTCCGACGCTCGGAGCCTACTAAAGCGAAACAATTCCCCAGAAAGGCCCGCGGCCACGTCCTTTTGGCCGAAGACCAGCCAGGTCTGCGCGAACATCTTTCCTTGATGCTGCGGCAACTGGGATATCAGGTAACGGCACCTACGACAGAAGCGGGTCTCCGCAAACTCACTGATATGACACTCACCGGGTACGACCGGCTCTTGCTGGACGTGTCGCTTCTTCCGGATCTGACGGCGCTCGACATACTGCGCGCGGCTGGCAAAGACATATACGGACGGACGCTGGTGATTTCAGAATATGCCGATGCAGGCGTGCGTGCGCATTTGTCTGCGATCGGTGTAACGTTCGCGCAAAAGCCAATCAGTCGGGATCGACTGGCAACGTGGCTGAACACATCGCCAGCATAG
- the ubiG gene encoding bifunctional 2-polyprenyl-6-hydroxyphenol methylase/3-demethylubiquinol 3-O-methyltransferase UbiG — protein sequence MQAQATNTVDPGEIAKFEAMAAEWWDPAGKFKPLHMMNPVRLEYITNQISAEFDRNLKADKPFEGLHILDIGCGGGLLCEPMARLGATVVGADAAERNIPVAQIHAEQSGLDIDYRHTTAEAMADAGEQFDVVLNMEVVEHVADPLGYLTACQQLLKPGGLHLCSTINRNPKSFAMAIVGAEWVMRWLPKGTHEWKKFITPDELFNLISKAGMEPVDRKGYVFNFAKFTWSISDRDLSVNYVTAALKPAD from the coding sequence ATGCAAGCGCAAGCCACGAATACGGTAGACCCCGGAGAGATCGCCAAATTCGAAGCCATGGCTGCCGAATGGTGGGATCCTGCTGGCAAGTTCAAACCATTGCATATGATGAACCCTGTGCGTCTGGAATACATTACAAATCAGATCTCGGCGGAATTCGATCGTAACCTGAAAGCGGATAAGCCGTTCGAAGGGTTGCATATTCTGGATATTGGTTGCGGCGGGGGGTTGCTTTGCGAGCCCATGGCCCGCCTTGGGGCCACCGTCGTCGGGGCCGACGCAGCTGAGCGTAACATCCCCGTCGCGCAGATCCACGCCGAACAATCCGGTCTGGATATCGACTATCGCCACACCACTGCCGAAGCGATGGCGGACGCAGGAGAGCAGTTCGATGTGGTCCTAAACATGGAAGTTGTAGAACACGTCGCTGATCCGCTGGGCTATCTGACAGCATGTCAGCAACTACTGAAACCGGGTGGGTTGCACTTATGTTCGACGATCAACCGGAATCCGAAGTCATTCGCGATGGCGATTGTCGGTGCCGAATGGGTGATGCGCTGGCTGCCAAAGGGGACCCACGAATGGAAGAAATTCATTACCCCTGATGAGCTATTCAATCTGATTTCGAAGGCCGGAATGGAGCCTGTGGATCGCAAAGGCTACGTATTCAATTTCGCTAAGTTCACGTGGTCGATTTCGGATCGTGACCTGTCGGTCAACTATGTAACAGCTGCCCTGAAACCGGCTGATTAG
- the grxC gene encoding glutaredoxin 3 has protein sequence MATVEIYTKPTCGFCHMAKRLLNSKGISYAETNITAQPDKRSEMVQRANGGTTVPQIFIDGKHVGGCDDLFALEQSGKLDPLLAA, from the coding sequence ATGGCAACTGTCGAGATTTATACCAAGCCAACCTGCGGGTTTTGCCATATGGCTAAGCGATTGCTGAATTCCAAAGGGATTAGCTACGCAGAAACGAACATCACTGCGCAACCTGACAAGCGGTCGGAAATGGTCCAGCGGGCGAACGGCGGCACAACCGTCCCGCAGATATTCATTGATGGAAAACATGTTGGTGGTTGTGACGACCTGTTTGCGCTGGAACAGTCGGGCAAACTTGACCCCTTGTTAGCCGCATGA
- a CDS encoding carbon-nitrogen hydrolase family protein: protein MKISVLQMTSGGDPAANLEITSGMMRDAAAQGAKFIATPEVTNCISLNRSKLVDVLQHEEEDLTLAGLRAEAKELGVWLSIGSIGLKTNAADGRFANRSFLISDTGDIVARYDKIHMFDVQVNDAETYAESKGYRPGNEAVVAQTPFATVGLTICYDVRFPHLHRDLAKAGAEILLVPAAFSTVTGAAHWETLLRARAIETGCFVIAAAQTGQHSPKRATYGHSLVVSPWGHVLVDAGTETGATVIDIDLAEVAKARQRIPALTHDRAYEGPACPTKPRT, encoded by the coding sequence ATGAAAATCAGCGTTCTCCAGATGACGTCCGGCGGCGATCCTGCCGCTAATCTGGAAATAACAAGCGGGATGATGCGTGATGCGGCGGCTCAAGGCGCAAAGTTCATTGCGACTCCTGAGGTTACAAATTGCATTTCGCTGAACCGGTCGAAGCTCGTAGATGTTCTACAGCATGAGGAGGAAGATCTGACCCTAGCTGGGTTGCGTGCGGAAGCGAAAGAGCTGGGAGTCTGGCTTTCTATTGGATCGATCGGGTTGAAAACCAACGCAGCTGATGGGCGCTTTGCAAACCGGTCTTTTCTGATTTCGGACACAGGCGATATCGTGGCACGATACGACAAGATCCATATGTTTGACGTCCAGGTGAACGACGCCGAGACCTATGCTGAATCAAAGGGGTATCGTCCCGGAAACGAGGCCGTCGTTGCGCAGACGCCCTTTGCGACAGTCGGACTTACAATCTGCTATGACGTCCGGTTTCCACATCTGCACCGAGACCTCGCCAAAGCCGGTGCCGAAATCCTGCTGGTGCCGGCGGCTTTCTCGACAGTCACAGGTGCTGCCCATTGGGAAACGCTGCTGCGCGCGCGTGCAATCGAAACGGGGTGTTTTGTGATCGCGGCGGCGCAAACCGGTCAACATTCCCCAAAGCGCGCGACTTATGGGCATTCGCTTGTCGTATCGCCTTGGGGCCACGTTTTGGTTGACGCGGGGACCGAAACGGGTGCCACGGTTATTGATATTGACCTTGCGGAAGTGGCAAAAGCACGTCAGCGCATTCCTGCGCTAACACATGATCGTGCTTACGAGGGCCCCGCATGTCCGACAAAACCCAGAACCTAG
- a CDS encoding M10 family metallopeptidase C-terminal domain-containing protein produces the protein MKPVFSDALAADQIIDWNHGSVSTLNARKFGDSDLGTSATVTYSFRGPGDLYDPDDEDQMRPLTLDEWDQFEDALQMIEDVIDIDFVRVPIFGWSSDGQLRVQARDDNWGNAPPRYRERDGEADELRPTTISLATGTDADDTFSQRHAIHEIMHGIGANHPGAYDLDDGENNTSYENDAAYFQDTNQYTLMSYFAASESGANYNRAGEGTLQLHDVMAMQKLYGANDTAFSGNTIYGFYSNTDRATWTMDGNDDHMFGAIWDTGGIDRINLEEEWRDSRIDLREGHYSSTGPWDLNLSIAYGSVIENATGGTGDDWLSGNSVGNRLVGNFGNDTIVGRDGDDLLIGQEGNDLFYGGSGTDTIYGGAGEDRVSYNYAEADLQIDLAAGTARRQSGGATEELLSIEHAVGGQGADIIRGTSGNNTLEGYQGNDLISGRNGVDFLRGQAGTDFLYGGRGDDFLFGGQGADTLVGGDGLDLISGDGGIDTIDYTTTSSNVDIDLDAETAFVATGNEDQIFNIENIIGTDFDDELRGNGLANEIIGLRGNDLIVGRGGDDLLRGNQGSDTMYGGSGVDRVYGGNGADRIAGGNGADDLRGGYGSDVFFGGAGDDEIRGGAGSDTLDLGNTSGPWTVDLDVGEARQGFNQRDALYGIENIAGSRGIDGLLGDENANRISGRGGNDALLGRGGNDMLFGGRGNDSISGGLGDDLISGGQGTDRMNGEEGIDTIDYSYSNADWTIDLEAAEATRSGGGTETILFFENVLGAGGNDVISGTIGANNLQGLDGDDIIRGDRGNDRIEGGSGDDYLIGGRGHDTISGGIGVDRMDGSGGSDTVDYSYSNVSWSIDLESESATAATGTVESIQNFEDVIGGGSADTIYGTDGDNHLIGRTGNDRLYGRDGSDNLEGGSDHDWLYGGDGNDALSGGTGNDWLWGNDGNDRLSGSGGNDRLVGGIGRDDLIGGDGADIFIFLNTDESSGVNRDTLRPGNFGAVAFEQGVDVISVAGIDANETIAGNQAFILGTAPGVGRLTLRDSVNGFTVVEGYIDNGRTVDFSFLIEDGSVLASSYTASDFLL, from the coding sequence ATGAAACCCGTGTTCTCTGACGCTTTGGCGGCAGATCAGATTATTGATTGGAACCATGGGTCGGTCTCGACATTGAACGCCCGGAAGTTCGGCGATTCAGATCTTGGGACCAGCGCAACCGTGACATATTCTTTCCGTGGCCCCGGGGATCTTTACGATCCAGATGACGAAGATCAGATGCGCCCGCTCACTCTTGATGAATGGGATCAGTTCGAAGATGCGCTGCAAATGATCGAAGATGTCATCGACATAGATTTTGTGCGAGTGCCGATTTTCGGTTGGAGCAGCGACGGCCAGCTGCGCGTTCAAGCGCGCGACGACAATTGGGGCAACGCGCCTCCACGCTATCGTGAGCGCGACGGAGAAGCTGATGAGCTGCGACCAACAACCATTTCGCTCGCGACCGGCACTGACGCAGATGACACATTCAGTCAACGACACGCGATTCACGAAATTATGCACGGGATCGGTGCAAACCATCCCGGTGCGTACGACCTTGACGACGGGGAAAACAATACATCCTACGAAAATGACGCAGCCTATTTTCAAGACACCAACCAATATACACTGATGAGCTATTTTGCTGCATCCGAGTCAGGTGCGAACTACAACCGCGCTGGCGAGGGAACGTTGCAGCTGCATGATGTGATGGCGATGCAAAAGCTCTATGGAGCGAACGACACCGCGTTTTCGGGCAACACGATCTACGGGTTCTACTCCAACACGGATCGTGCGACTTGGACAATGGACGGAAACGACGACCACATGTTCGGGGCGATCTGGGATACGGGTGGTATCGACAGGATCAATCTCGAAGAAGAATGGCGCGACAGTCGGATTGATCTGCGTGAAGGACACTATTCCTCTACCGGTCCATGGGATCTCAATCTGTCGATTGCCTATGGTAGCGTCATTGAAAACGCGACGGGTGGCACAGGCGACGATTGGCTGTCGGGCAATAGCGTTGGCAACCGCTTGGTCGGAAACTTTGGAAACGACACGATTGTCGGGCGCGACGGCGACGATCTGTTGATCGGTCAGGAAGGGAATGACCTGTTCTATGGCGGGTCGGGCACTGACACCATCTACGGTGGTGCTGGTGAGGATCGCGTCAGCTACAACTATGCCGAGGCAGATCTGCAAATTGATCTCGCAGCTGGCACAGCGCGGCGCCAGTCTGGTGGAGCAACAGAAGAACTTCTCAGCATTGAACATGCCGTTGGCGGGCAAGGTGCCGACATCATTCGCGGTACATCGGGGAACAATACCCTCGAAGGATATCAGGGCAATGATCTGATAAGCGGTCGTAATGGTGTCGATTTCTTGAGAGGACAGGCCGGAACTGACTTCCTTTATGGCGGGCGGGGCGACGATTTCCTGTTCGGGGGCCAGGGTGCTGACACACTGGTAGGTGGCGATGGTCTGGATCTCATTTCTGGCGATGGTGGAATTGATACTATCGATTACACTACGACAAGCAGCAACGTCGACATCGACCTCGACGCTGAAACGGCATTTGTCGCGACTGGAAACGAAGACCAGATATTCAACATCGAAAATATCATCGGCACCGATTTTGACGATGAACTTCGCGGCAATGGTCTGGCGAATGAAATCATCGGTTTGCGCGGCAACGATTTGATTGTCGGGCGTGGAGGCGATGACCTACTGCGTGGCAATCAAGGCAGTGACACCATGTACGGAGGCAGTGGCGTCGATCGCGTTTATGGCGGTAATGGCGCGGACCGGATAGCAGGTGGTAATGGTGCAGATGATCTGCGTGGTGGCTACGGCTCCGATGTCTTCTTTGGTGGTGCCGGAGATGACGAAATCAGAGGTGGTGCCGGATCAGATACGCTTGATCTGGGTAATACGTCCGGACCATGGACTGTCGATCTTGATGTCGGTGAAGCCCGTCAAGGTTTCAACCAGAGAGACGCGCTATATGGAATCGAGAATATTGCCGGATCACGTGGTATCGACGGTCTTCTGGGCGATGAGAATGCCAATCGGATCAGTGGACGGGGCGGCAATGATGCGTTGCTTGGCCGTGGCGGTAACGACATGCTGTTTGGCGGACGTGGCAACGACAGTATATCCGGTGGGTTGGGCGATGATCTTATCTCTGGCGGTCAAGGCACTGACCGCATGAACGGCGAGGAGGGCATCGATACGATCGACTATTCCTATTCAAATGCAGACTGGACAATCGATCTTGAAGCAGCTGAGGCGACCCGTAGCGGTGGCGGAACAGAAACAATTCTGTTTTTCGAGAATGTGCTTGGCGCTGGCGGTAACGACGTCATTTCGGGAACGATAGGTGCAAACAACCTGCAGGGCCTCGATGGTGATGACATTATCCGCGGTGATCGGGGAAATGACCGCATCGAAGGCGGGAGTGGCGATGACTACCTCATCGGAGGCCGCGGCCACGACACGATCTCTGGCGGTATTGGTGTGGATCGCATGGATGGTAGCGGCGGATCTGATACTGTTGATTATAGCTACTCTAATGTGTCGTGGTCCATTGATCTGGAAAGCGAATCGGCAACTGCGGCAACAGGTACGGTAGAGTCGATACAGAACTTCGAAGATGTTATCGGCGGAGGCAGCGCAGATACGATCTATGGTACCGATGGCGATAACCACCTGATCGGACGAACTGGAAACGACCGTCTTTACGGGCGTGATGGATCGGACAATCTCGAAGGTGGATCTGACCACGATTGGCTGTATGGCGGTGATGGGAACGATGCATTGTCCGGGGGCACCGGTAATGACTGGTTGTGGGGCAATGATGGCAATGACAGGCTGTCAGGTTCAGGCGGTAATGATCGTCTGGTCGGCGGTATCGGTCGCGATGATCTTATCGGCGGCGACGGCGCTGATATCTTTATCTTCCTGAACACTGATGAATCAAGTGGAGTCAACCGCGACACCCTGCGTCCGGGCAATTTCGGAGCAGTCGCTTTCGAACAAGGCGTTGATGTAATTAGTGTTGCGGGCATTGACGCCAACGAAACGATTGCTGGCAATCAAGCCTTTATCCTTGGAACGGCTCCGGGTGTCGGGCGTCTGACTTTGCGTGATAGCGTGAACGGGTTCACCGTAGTCGAAGGTTACATAGACAATGGTCGCACGGTCGACTTTTCGTTCCTGATCGAAGACGGAAGTGTTCTGGCAAGCAGTTACACTGCAAGCGACTTCCTTCTCTAA
- a CDS encoding methyltransferase domain-containing protein, whose translation MNAPTLTDRAALLRNRQRATSNALFLHDQIADELHERLDEVNKSFPSVAVVTGFPDHWSQYFPHATTVADEETLELAPGSYDLVLHVMALHWANDPVGQLVQCRRALKPDGLLICSFLGGQTLHELRSALGQAEANITGGLSPRVAPMGEIRDLGALLQRAGFALPVADATPLSASYETAYHLMHDLRAMGEANALESRLRHPTKRKVIAEAARIYADTFADGDLVKATFEIITLTGWAPAENQPKPLRPGSATTRLADVLNTKETKL comes from the coding sequence ATGAATGCACCGACACTCACTGACCGCGCTGCCTTGCTGCGCAACCGCCAACGCGCCACATCCAACGCGCTGTTCTTGCACGACCAGATTGCGGATGAGCTTCATGAAAGACTGGACGAGGTTAACAAATCGTTTCCATCAGTAGCGGTCGTCACGGGATTTCCTGATCATTGGAGTCAGTATTTCCCACATGCAACGACCGTTGCTGACGAAGAAACTCTCGAACTTGCCCCGGGCAGCTATGATCTTGTGTTGCATGTTATGGCGCTACACTGGGCAAACGATCCTGTAGGGCAACTGGTGCAGTGCCGCCGCGCGCTGAAACCGGATGGGCTGTTGATATGCAGCTTTCTTGGCGGCCAAACGCTGCACGAACTGCGCTCGGCACTCGGGCAGGCAGAAGCGAATATTACGGGTGGGCTATCGCCTCGAGTCGCGCCGATGGGTGAAATCCGAGATCTTGGTGCATTGCTGCAACGAGCTGGATTCGCACTGCCTGTTGCAGATGCCACACCTTTGTCGGCGTCTTATGAAACCGCATATCATCTGATGCACGATCTTCGTGCGATGGGCGAGGCCAACGCCCTAGAATCGCGATTGCGCCATCCGACAAAACGAAAGGTCATCGCCGAGGCTGCCCGGATTTACGCTGATACTTTTGCAGACGGCGACCTAGTTAAGGCGACCTTTGAAATTATTACGCTGACAGGCTGGGCTCCTGCAGAAAACCAGCCAAAGCCGCTTCGCCCCGGCAGTGCAACGACACGTTTGGCCGACGTACTGAATACCAAAGAAACCAAGTTATAA
- a CDS encoding ComF family protein, giving the protein MIMQSVIRAIYPAQCVACEALTEVEHGLCSGCWRDTWFIHGTCCDQCGTPLPGDGSDLRCDDCMVIARPWDRGRAAMVYKDVGRRLVLGLKHGDRLDLVPSVSGWMAHAGRDFLNDDSLLIPVPLHWTRLLRRRYNQAADLAKGIAKLACADVLPDGLQRTRRTKALDGHTREDRFAALESAISVNPRRKHLIADRHVVLIDDVMTSGATLAACGDACLLSCAQSVCVLTLARVVKDA; this is encoded by the coding sequence ATGATTATGCAAAGCGTGATCCGTGCGATCTATCCGGCGCAATGTGTCGCTTGCGAGGCATTGACCGAAGTGGAACATGGGCTTTGTTCGGGATGCTGGCGAGACACTTGGTTTATTCATGGGACATGCTGCGATCAATGCGGCACGCCTTTGCCAGGTGATGGCAGCGATCTGCGTTGCGATGATTGTATGGTAATCGCGCGGCCGTGGGATCGAGGTCGGGCCGCCATGGTCTACAAAGACGTCGGGCGACGGTTGGTACTAGGTTTGAAACATGGTGATCGGCTTGATCTTGTACCGTCAGTTTCCGGCTGGATGGCGCACGCGGGTCGCGATTTTCTTAACGACGACAGCCTTCTGATTCCGGTGCCGCTTCATTGGACACGCTTGCTGCGGCGACGCTATAATCAGGCGGCCGACCTTGCTAAGGGCATAGCAAAGCTGGCCTGTGCCGACGTTCTGCCGGATGGCCTGCAGCGTACACGACGAACTAAAGCGCTTGACGGACACACGCGCGAAGATCGATTTGCGGCCCTTGAAAGTGCAATTTCGGTCAATCCGCGTCGAAAGCATTTGATCGCTGACCGGCATGTCGTGCTTATCGACGATGTCATGACTTCCGGGGCGACACTTGCCGCATGTGGCGATGCTTGTCTGTTATCTTGCGCTCAGTCTGTCTGCGTTCTTACGCTGGCAAGGGTGGTGAAAGATGCCTAG
- a CDS encoding LuxR C-terminal-related transcriptional regulator, whose translation MPRTIVVLDDHALFAMGVEMMIGTLAEPFVCIARADADIAVQEVESGQLAAALFIVDYFIPGSYAPDLVRRLRGASPKSTVLVVSASHNPSDQKNALEAGAMAYVNKSERPEHILAAIQSALRGEEIQQGSSTDVLAQFDLTQRQLDIVVLVSKGLTNKEIAQMLDLSPETVKTHLSNVFRKLGVAGRVEAIDQLRGMGLA comes from the coding sequence ATGCCACGAACCATCGTCGTACTCGACGACCACGCATTGTTCGCAATGGGTGTAGAAATGATGATCGGAACGCTGGCGGAGCCATTCGTTTGCATTGCCCGCGCCGATGCAGACATCGCTGTTCAGGAAGTCGAATCCGGTCAGTTGGCGGCAGCGCTCTTTATTGTGGACTATTTTATTCCCGGAAGCTACGCGCCGGATCTGGTGCGGCGTCTGCGCGGAGCATCCCCAAAATCAACCGTCCTTGTCGTATCGGCCAGTCACAACCCTTCAGACCAGAAGAACGCCTTAGAGGCGGGCGCAATGGCCTACGTCAACAAATCCGAACGCCCCGAACATATCCTTGCAGCCATACAGTCTGCCTTGCGTGGTGAGGAAATCCAGCAGGGATCATCCACCGATGTTCTTGCGCAATTCGATCTGACACAGCGCCAGCTCGACATTGTTGTTCTTGTTTCAAAGGGATTAACGAACAAGGAAATTGCACAGATGTTGGACTTGTCGCCCGAGACCGTCAAAACGCATCTAAGCAACGTTTTTCGCAAGCTAGGCGTTGCGGGCCGTGTGGAGGCGATTGATCAATTACGTGGCATGGGACTCGCATAG